In Carnobacterium sp. CP1, the following are encoded in one genomic region:
- a CDS encoding acylneuraminate cytidylyltransferase family protein — MTILFTICGRAGSKGLAAKNLKTFHGFPLIAYTLAAMDLFKEQSSHQIDVALNTDSKELQKTIEDYPDVLLIDRKKEHATDTASKMAVIRDTYLQAKKIRQKEYDYVIDLDLTSPLRTVQDIFKLIEKKKEHPELDVVFSVVESRRNPFFNMVKEEGNSVSLVNASTFTSRQQAPAIYDMNASMYLYDPKFLQENEYIFNGNCGVIQMQDYMVLDIDSEEDFKWMEYIYVKLLEEEGIQDIYSHIPKMTIFSAE, encoded by the coding sequence ATGACTATCTTATTTACCATCTGTGGAAGGGCCGGATCAAAAGGCTTAGCAGCTAAAAACTTGAAGACTTTTCATGGCTTTCCTTTAATTGCTTACACCTTAGCAGCTATGGATTTGTTCAAAGAACAATCTAGCCACCAAATAGATGTTGCTTTGAATACTGACAGCAAAGAGCTACAAAAAACAATTGAAGATTACCCAGATGTTTTATTAATCGATCGTAAAAAAGAACACGCAACAGACACTGCTAGTAAAATGGCGGTAATTCGAGACACCTATTTACAAGCAAAGAAAATTCGTCAAAAAGAATATGATTATGTGATTGATTTAGATTTAACGTCGCCTCTTAGAACCGTTCAAGACATCTTTAAATTGATTGAAAAGAAAAAAGAGCACCCAGAATTAGACGTTGTTTTTTCAGTGGTAGAATCGAGACGCAATCCTTTCTTCAATATGGTGAAAGAAGAGGGGAACTCTGTTTCACTGGTCAATGCTTCAACGTTTACATCACGACAACAAGCACCGGCCATTTATGATATGAACGCTTCTATGTATCTATATGATCCAAAATTCCTGCAAGAAAATGAATATATTTTTAATGGAAATTGCGGCGTTATCCAAATGCAAGATTATATGGTCTTGGATATAGATTCGGAAGAAGATTTTAAATGGATGGAATACATTTATGTGAAACTTTTAGAAGAAGAGGGTATACAAGATATTTATAGCCACATACCTAAAATGACGATTTTTTCTGCAGAATAG
- a CDS encoding Gfo/Idh/MocA family oxidoreductase: protein MKVIFFGLGSIGQKHYRNLQSICKEKGIPLEVSAYRSRKAEHETPTDIQMIYETSAIADDYDVAFITNPTALHLETLHMIKDKAKHFFVEKPIFEKAYDINAFIENKEAYYIAAPLRYKGIMLELKKLLVNETVYNGRVICSTYLPDWRQDDYTKSYSADPNLGGGIELDCIHELDYVVDLFDFPIESKAMYGKKSQLDIQSNDTALYLLEYADKFIEVHLDYYGQVPQRKIEIITENDLITCDFLKNTLTSNKLGIIKEISEEPNQMYLAELTYFIDQVLTNKGNNNNIDHANRVLKIAKETK, encoded by the coding sequence ATGAAAGTGATTTTCTTTGGGCTGGGTTCTATCGGACAAAAGCATTACCGAAACTTGCAATCAATCTGTAAAGAAAAAGGCATTCCATTAGAGGTATCTGCTTATCGATCAAGAAAAGCAGAACATGAGACACCCACAGATATTCAGATGATTTATGAAACAAGTGCGATTGCTGATGATTACGATGTTGCCTTTATCACGAATCCAACGGCTCTTCATTTAGAGACTCTTCATATGATTAAAGACAAGGCAAAGCATTTCTTTGTGGAGAAACCTATTTTCGAAAAAGCTTATGATATTAATGCTTTTATTGAAAACAAAGAAGCTTATTACATTGCTGCGCCTTTGCGGTATAAAGGAATTATGTTAGAGTTGAAAAAGCTGCTGGTTAACGAAACGGTATACAATGGTCGCGTTATTTGTTCGACTTATCTCCCGGATTGGCGTCAAGATGATTATACAAAAAGCTATTCTGCTGACCCGAATTTGGGTGGAGGGATCGAATTGGATTGTATTCATGAACTAGATTACGTTGTTGATTTATTTGATTTCCCAATTGAATCGAAAGCTATGTATGGAAAAAAATCGCAATTAGACATCCAGTCAAACGATACGGCGCTTTATTTATTGGAGTATGCCGATAAATTCATTGAAGTACATTTGGATTACTATGGACAAGTTCCGCAGCGAAAAATTGAAATCATTACAGAAAATGATCTAATTACGTGCGACTTTTTGAAAAACACATTAACGTCTAACAAATTAGGCATAATCAAAGAAATTTCAGAAGAGCCGAATCAAATGTATTTAGCAGAATTAACTTATTTCATTGATCAAGTACTAACGAATAAAGGAAATAATAACAATATTGACCATGCAAATAGAGTATTAAAAATTGCCAAGGAGACAAAATAA
- a CDS encoding Gfo/Idh/MocA family protein: MKIGVIGLGSMGKRRLRLLTEFFPEITLVGVDSRKDRQEEVSGLFKIQTYESLQEAVREVQIEAVCICTSPISHESIILEALNKNLHVFTEINLLNHYYEEAMQLAEEKNLHLYLSSTFLHRREIKLFEKAVKQDPKVTYRYHVGQYLPDWHPWESYKDFFVANKQTNGCREIFAIELPWISKVFGEIESFELQKQKISSLEIDYPDNYALVVKHTSGIVGTLNVNILSRVAKRDLDIIGEQTQISWDGSPDGLYQWDEAAKEMVKKDLYTGYMDNQSYSKTIIEDAYLEEIKEYVALLKGEITTTMYSFKKDQAIIELINQFEGDLS; encoded by the coding sequence ATGAAAATAGGTGTCATTGGTTTAGGTTCAATGGGTAAACGACGACTTCGTTTGCTGACGGAATTTTTTCCTGAAATAACCTTAGTCGGAGTAGATTCTCGCAAAGACCGGCAAGAAGAAGTGAGCGGCCTTTTTAAGATTCAAACTTATGAAAGTTTACAAGAAGCAGTTAGAGAAGTACAAATAGAAGCTGTTTGTATCTGTACTTCTCCAATCAGTCATGAAAGCATTATTTTAGAGGCCTTAAACAAGAACTTGCATGTTTTTACGGAAATTAATCTGTTAAATCATTATTATGAAGAAGCGATGCAATTAGCGGAAGAAAAGAATTTGCATTTGTACCTTTCGTCTACTTTTCTACATCGCCGTGAAATAAAATTATTTGAAAAAGCAGTCAAGCAAGATCCAAAAGTAACGTATCGTTATCATGTAGGACAATACTTGCCTGATTGGCATCCTTGGGAGTCTTATAAAGACTTTTTTGTAGCCAATAAACAAACAAATGGCTGCCGTGAGATTTTTGCCATTGAGCTTCCATGGATCTCAAAAGTTTTTGGGGAGATTGAATCCTTTGAGCTTCAAAAACAAAAAATCAGTTCCTTGGAAATAGATTATCCAGATAATTATGCCTTAGTAGTCAAACACACTTCAGGCATAGTTGGCACATTAAATGTGAATATTTTGTCTCGTGTTGCAAAACGGGATTTAGATATCATTGGAGAACAAACACAAATTTCGTGGGACGGTTCGCCAGATGGTTTGTATCAATGGGATGAAGCAGCTAAAGAGATGGTTAAAAAAGATTTGTATACTGGTTATATGGACAATCAAAGTTATTCCAAAACCATTATTGAAGATGCTTATCTGGAAGAAATAAAAGAATATGTTGCACTTTTAAAAGGTGAAATCACGACAACCATGTATTCGTTTAAGAAAGATCAAGCTATCATTGAACTGATCAATCAGTTTGAGGGGGATTTATCATGA
- a CDS encoding oligosaccharide flippase family protein, with translation MALIEKLKSSSLVKSSFWYTIGNFFIKGITFITIPLFTNIMTVEEYGLVNNYTAIASIFSLFVGLSLNGAINNANFEFKEDIKGFMSSTLFLSTLSFAAFLIIGNGYFFFKNSFFELSQIIFNLMIFQSYGNFLINFLSAYFTINVQYFKFLLLSILSTVLNIGLSLVMIFTLFEKDRYIGRVVGSSGAFVLIGLLIYFAIMFKGKKLINMEYWKFSLKIALPLIPHSLSNVLLSQFDRIMVNTYSGSFDAGIYSYIYNLGVVLSVVWASTNNAWVPWFYGEMEKKDYAKIKKTSNYYMILFGAVTLVSMLLLIDIAKIMAPAEYLVGIPLIIPVLLGYYFQFLYSLPVNVEFFEKKTTYIAMGTIASAVINIVLNIIFIPIYGYIAAGYTTVVAYFFLFIFHYFLAKKLIGKQLFDTKMIVTVTTVVVALSFVMFFLTDYIILRYLMVAFLLAVLYFIVQKIRKRK, from the coding sequence ATGGCATTAATAGAAAAATTGAAATCATCTAGCTTGGTGAAATCAAGTTTTTGGTACACTATAGGCAATTTCTTTATAAAAGGAATTACGTTTATTACTATACCGCTGTTTACCAACATCATGACGGTTGAAGAATATGGATTAGTAAACAACTATACTGCAATTGCGTCTATATTTTCTCTTTTTGTAGGATTAAGTTTAAACGGTGCAATAAATAATGCGAATTTTGAATTCAAAGAAGACATAAAAGGATTTATGTCTTCTACATTATTTTTGTCTACATTAAGTTTTGCAGCATTTCTTATCATAGGAAATGGATACTTTTTTTTCAAAAATAGTTTCTTTGAACTATCGCAGATAATTTTCAATTTAATGATTTTTCAAAGTTATGGAAATTTTTTAATTAACTTTTTATCCGCTTATTTTACAATAAATGTACAATACTTTAAATTCTTACTATTATCAATTTTGAGTACTGTTTTAAACATAGGTTTGTCTCTAGTGATGATCTTTACATTGTTTGAAAAGGATCGTTACATAGGCAGAGTTGTCGGGAGTTCTGGAGCATTCGTTTTAATAGGTTTGCTCATTTACTTCGCAATAATGTTCAAAGGAAAAAAACTGATTAATATGGAGTACTGGAAATTTTCGTTGAAAATTGCTTTACCGCTTATACCGCATTCTCTATCCAATGTCCTTCTAAGTCAGTTCGACCGTATTATGGTTAACACTTACTCTGGGTCGTTTGATGCAGGGATTTATTCCTATATTTATAACTTAGGTGTAGTCTTGAGTGTTGTTTGGGCGTCAACCAACAATGCTTGGGTCCCATGGTTTTATGGCGAGATGGAGAAAAAAGATTACGCAAAAATCAAAAAAACATCGAATTATTATATGATATTATTTGGAGCAGTTACGTTAGTTAGTATGTTGTTATTGATCGATATAGCTAAAATAATGGCTCCTGCTGAATATCTAGTCGGTATTCCACTGATTATTCCGGTTCTTTTAGGGTATTATTTTCAGTTCTTGTATAGCCTACCTGTAAACGTTGAGTTTTTTGAGAAAAAGACAACTTACATTGCTATGGGGACAATCGCCAGTGCTGTAATAAATATTGTGCTAAACATTATTTTTATTCCAATCTATGGTTATATTGCTGCTGGTTATACAACAGTCGTTGCGTATTTTTTCCTGTTTATTTTTCATTATTTCTTAGCGAAAAAATTAATAGGAAAACAACTATTTGATACTAAAATGATTGTTACTGTAACAACCGTTGTAGTAGCATTATCGTTCGTAATGTTTTTCTTAACAGACTATATAATATTGCGTTATCTGATGGTAGCCTTTTTGCTGGCTGTATTGTACTTTATCGTACAAAAAATTAGAAAAAGAAAATAA
- a CDS encoding polysialyltransferase family glycosyltransferase: MIAFIAWTPLHVINILNTKLTYYADTEADLYVYDEFNGAQQVYQNILKEGNFQNVYLVDHKKIGNKVISKLNVLLNINHMLTLDKEIDYDIIFTQGGNYFLKILYGQAKKNNPNVELKYIEDGLATYLNVTLLNTSAIRRKIMNLINPHSMFLAEITDYYLYEPKLTNIDQSFQLNRLPVIKKDGVLYEQLKRIFGLPEKEEKMVNTLLFLDQPLEKDNYQINENNILKLIKEYGVNKNFSVKLHPRTDTERYGKDAQIFKTDLPLELCFLAYDLRNTVIVSCISTASFTPRMIFGLENEVILLAEMVRNDREFSTEDERTQKVLTGVSEFYERYQSIGYRNVLMPKNKKELKSILKGE, from the coding sequence GTGATCGCTTTTATAGCATGGACGCCTCTGCATGTCATTAATATTCTTAATACCAAATTAACCTATTATGCTGATACCGAAGCTGATTTATACGTTTATGATGAATTTAATGGTGCACAGCAAGTCTATCAAAACATATTAAAAGAAGGAAATTTTCAAAACGTTTATTTAGTGGATCATAAAAAAATAGGAAATAAAGTTATCAGCAAATTGAATGTGCTGTTAAACATTAATCACATGCTAACATTAGACAAAGAAATTGATTATGATATTATTTTCACTCAAGGCGGCAATTATTTTTTAAAGATTTTGTATGGTCAAGCTAAAAAAAATAATCCCAATGTTGAATTGAAATACATTGAAGATGGTTTAGCAACATATTTAAATGTTACGTTGCTAAATACATCAGCAATTAGAAGGAAAATCATGAATCTCATTAATCCGCATAGCATGTTTTTAGCAGAAATAACGGATTATTATTTATACGAACCTAAACTTACTAATATTGATCAGTCTTTTCAGTTGAATCGATTACCAGTCATAAAAAAAGATGGAGTTTTATACGAACAATTAAAAAGAATCTTTGGTTTGCCTGAAAAAGAAGAAAAAATGGTCAATACATTATTATTTTTAGATCAACCTCTTGAAAAAGATAATTATCAAATAAATGAAAATAATATTTTGAAACTTATCAAAGAGTATGGAGTAAATAAAAACTTCTCAGTCAAATTACATCCACGTACTGATACTGAAAGGTATGGAAAGGATGCTCAAATATTCAAAACGGATTTACCATTGGAGTTATGTTTTTTAGCGTATGATTTACGGAATACAGTTATTGTCAGTTGTATTTCGACAGCATCCTTTACACCTCGTATGATATTTGGCTTAGAAAATGAAGTTATACTTCTTGCAGAAATGGTCAGAAATGACAGAGAATTTTCTACTGAAGATGAACGAACTCAAAAGGTATTGACAGGTGTATCTGAATTTTATGAAAGATATCAGTCGATAGGCTATCGAAATGTGCTTATGCCAAAAAATAAAAAAGAACTTAAATCAATATTAAAAGGAGAGTAA